The nucleotide window GCCCCAGCGTCACATGGCCCTGCTGAAGCACCCGCTCCGGGTGGTGCTCCAGGTCGGTGGCGTAGTCCTTGATTTCGTCGAACACCCGCAGCCGGAAAAAGAAGCTGATGGTAGCCACCACGCCCAGCCACTCCGGCCAGCCCCAGGCCCGCTGTGCCCCCGGTCCGGCCTGCAAAGCCGCCGCCACGCTGTACACGGTGCCAAATAGAATGGCAAACAGCGCCATGTTTACGGGCGGGAACCGCTGCCGCAGATACGCCCCAAAGGCTGGTAAATTCATATAAGCAAGATGGTGAAGTACCAGGAAGAAAAGATAAAAAGCCCGTCATGCCTCATCTGGCGTCCGCGGAGTCGAGGCATACCTACCGCCTCGCTGGGTTTACCACACTACCAAGATGCTTCGGCTGCGCTCAGCATGACGTTCTTCGGGCTTTATATGCCGATGGGCCGAACTGCCCTCATAGCTCCCGCGCATACAGCGCGTAGTGGGCCGTTTCGTAGGGGAAGCCGTCGGTGAAGTGGCGGGAGAAGTTGTCGGTGCGCATCAGGCAGAAGATGATGTCGTCGTAGTATTCCCGGAACGACACCATCCCGTAGGCCCCGAGGTAGGACATCAAACCCTGCTGACGATAGTCGGGGTGCACGCCCACGGTTTTGGCCAGCAGGGTGCGGTGCTGCAGGCGCGGGTAGTGCTGCTGAAAGGTAGCCGGCTCAGTAGCGGGCAGGTGCAGCGGGGCATAGTTGGGGTGGCAGAAACTCTGAGCTACCAGCCTGCCGGTGCTCCACTCACGCAGCAGCACGGAGGTATGCGGGCACAGCTTTTCGGCGTAGGCGCGGTTGTAAAGCAGCTTAAACTGCGCCGCCGACACCGGTCGGTAGGCCGGATTGGCCCCGTAAATGGCCTGTATAAGCTCAAAAATAGCCTCTTCGTGTTCCTGCCAAACGTCCGGGGCCAGGGACACAAACTCAAACGGCACCTGCTGCAGTTGAGCCAGCAGGGCAGCTTTGTTGTCGTACACTATAGGCACCACAGCGGGCTGCAGCAGGCGGCTTTCAAACGTAAGGGTGGGCACAAAGCCCAGGTCCGTCAGCAGCCCGGCGTAGTAGGCGGGGTTTACGGGTTCCGCGTCAAACTGCCCCCAGGAAGGCACCGCGCCCAAGCGCAAGCGGTAACGGTGAAACGTGCTGAAGCACAGCGGCCCCACCAGCCGGCGGTAGCCACGGCGTCGGGCCTCGGCCGCCAGTTGGGCAAATGCCTGCTGGTTGAGCGACGCATCGGGCAGGGTTTCCCAAAGGCCGAAGAAGGCATCGGTGCCCTCCTGCGGGAAAATCCCCAGCAGGCGCAACGTTTCATGGTCGGTGTAGAGCAGCACCTCGTGGCGGGCGGCTTCCTCGGCTACCACGGCCGCCAGCACTTCCGCGTGCTCGCGCAGGGGCACCACTTCGGTAGCATATACAGCGGCCGGAATCTGCCAGAAGGAATCGGGCAATTGCCCGTTATAAGTAAGGCACTCAAGCATGTCTGGGAGATAAAGCACTCGGATTTTCGGCCGCAGGCTGGGTGGCGGGCAGCAGCTGCAGCGTGCCGCATTGCCCGTCGAGCACTACGCGCTGCCCGCTTTGCAGCTGCTGCGTCAGGCCGGGCACGTTGATGATGGTGGGAATGCCCAGCTCCCGCAGAATGATAACGGAGTGCGACAGGGAAGAGCCTTTTTCGATGGCCACGGCCCGGCAGGCCGGAAACAGCGTGGCCCAGCCGGGGTCGGTGCGCAGGGCACACACGATCTTGCCGGCTACGTTCAGGTCGTCCTCGGGGCGGCGTACTACCAGCGCCTCGCCCTCTACCACGCCGGGGTAGCAGCCTGTGCCGCGCAAAACTCCATCGGTTTCCCCGACTGCGGCCGGCAGCATGCGCACGGGGGCCGCCGGCACCGTTACGCGCGCGGGCACCGCCAGCTGTTCGTAGCGGGCAAATTCCTGCTGGCGGGCAGCTACCAGCGCGGGTAGGTCGGTAGTATGGGCCGGGGGCGGGGAAAGCCAGATGCCGGGCGCGGGCGAAGGCAGCGCCGGCGCCGGGGTGGCCGGAGTGCCGGTCAGGGCTTCGGCTATTTCGTTTTCCGTCAGCATAAACACGTCCTCGGGCTGGAAGAGGTGACCGGCCTGGGTTAGCCGTTCCCCGGCCGCCCGGTACAGGCTGCGGTACATACCAAACAGACGGGTGCGCTCCAGTCGCAGGGCCTCACGGTGCCGAATGGCCTCCTGCAACCCAGTCAGGCTGCGGGTCAGCGCCCACCGCCGCAGGCGCGGCAACCGGTTCAGCAGCGCTTCTATATCAGTGGCGGCGCTTGGGCTTATGCCTGACGGATTAGCAGCTGTAGCAGCAGGGGGCACGGCCACCAGGTTGCGCAGGTATTGGTAGAAGATGCGCGGCTGGGTGCGCATGGTGGCCGTTTCCAGCTTCAGCTCGCCCACCGTCCGGTCGCCAAATTCCTCCCTAAACTGTCGGGCGGCCTGCTCGAACTGAGGGTAGCTTGCGGCTACCTGCTCGGCTACATCGGCGGGCAAAGCCTGGATCAGCTCGGGCAGGCCGGTGTGGGTGTGCGCCTGCCGGGCCAAAGCCAACAGGCGGTGCACGGGCTGCACGCTCGCCAGCTGCTGGTCGGAGGCCAGGTAGCGGCGCAGCAAATCTTCAGGCTCGGCCACGCCGGCAGCCCGCAGGTTGCGCAGGGCCCGGCCGTTGGCCATCATCACCCGAAAGTCGTTGATGATGGGCGTGGTCCAGTGGCTGAGCAACTCCTCATCAAGGCGGGTCTTTTCAGCCAGCAGTTCCGCACCGCTGAACTGGGCCAGGGGAAGCGTGTAAAACCGCTGGTAAGCAGCCGCCAGGCGGGCATGGAAGGCCGGTACGGCCCGGCGCAAGCTGGCAAAAGCCGCCAGCAGCCGCAATAGGTTGGCCGCCAGGCGTGGGGCACTGCGCAATTGCTCCAGGCGGCTGCGGCGCGGGGGCTGCACAAAGTCTACGGGCTCCTCCAGGCCCATCATGCGCTCCATGTCGGCCTTGTTCTGCTGAAATGAAGGCAGCAGCAGCAAGCCCCGGTACCAGTGGTTTATGTGGTAGTAGATGCGCCCCTGCACCAGTACCAGCAGCTGCGTAACTACCGGCTCGTGGGCCTCCACCTCGGCAGCCGGCACGCCCAGGGCCCGCATGGTCTGGCGGTACACTGTGGCGTAGGCCCGCCGCGCAAAGCTGAACGTGAGGGGCGTGGTCACCCCGCAGTAGCTTTCCTGAATATTGGAATTGTCGAAAACCAGCAGCTCGGGAATGGGCTGGGTGATGGGCCGGGCCTGTACCACCCACAGCCGGTCGGCTTCATCCACCACAAACTCCACGTCCTGCGGTCCACCCATAGCCGTTTCCAGCTGCTGGCCAAGTGTATGCAGTTGGGTTAGCTCCGCCGGACTAAGGCTGGGAGCCAACTGCTCTTCTGCTGCCACAGGAGCTTGGTGCAGGCCTGCGGCTCCCAATACAACTGCCAACCGTTGGGCCTTGTCGGCCAGCTGCTGGTGGGTCAGCTCGCCGGTGGCTTTGCGCAGGTAGAACTCGTCGGGTTGCTGGGCCCCGCTTACCAGGGCCTCGCCAAACCCCCAAAGCGCGTGAATGGTCATTTCCATCGGATACTCCGGCCAGGTGGAAAACAGCACGCCGCTGGTGAGGGCCGCCACCTGCGCCTGCACCACCACCGCCGGCCGGGCCGCCAGGGGCAGGCCGCGCTGCCGGCGGTAGGCGCGGGCCCGCACCGAGTAGGCGCTGGCCGCGCACCGGGCCACCGCCGCCCATATCTCGTCCTCGCTTGTCAGGTTCAGAAAGGAGTCCATCAGCCCGGCAAAGGAATGGCCGGCCCCGTCCTCATCTGCCACCGAGGAACGCACCGCTACCGGGCGGGCCGGAAAGTCCCAGCCGGTAAGCTGCACCCGTAGCGCGGCGCGGTCTTCGGGCGTGGGCTCGTAGGCTAGTAAGGAAGCCTGCCGGGTGTCCAGGTCGGCGTCGGAGGCGGCGGGCAAAGCGGTAAACAATGGCGCGAAGGCATCGGCGGGCAACACCGCAAAGGGCGGCACCGCCACACCCAGCTGGCGC belongs to Hymenobacter sp. J193 and includes:
- a CDS encoding PEP/pyruvate-binding domain-containing protein encodes the protein MLLPDSLAPGAAAIGGKAAGLFRLRQLGVAVPPFAVLPADAFAPLFTALPAASDADLDTRQASLLAYEPTPEDRAALRVQLTGWDFPARPVAVRSSVADEDGAGHSFAGLMDSFLNLTSEDEIWAAVARCAASAYSVRARAYRRQRGLPLAARPAVVVQAQVAALTSGVLFSTWPEYPMEMTIHALWGFGEALVSGAQQPDEFYLRKATGELTHQQLADKAQRLAVVLGAAGLHQAPVAAEEQLAPSLSPAELTQLHTLGQQLETAMGGPQDVEFVVDEADRLWVVQARPITQPIPELLVFDNSNIQESYCGVTTPLTFSFARRAYATVYRQTMRALGVPAAEVEAHEPVVTQLLVLVQGRIYYHINHWYRGLLLLPSFQQNKADMERMMGLEEPVDFVQPPRRSRLEQLRSAPRLAANLLRLLAAFASLRRAVPAFHARLAAAYQRFYTLPLAQFSGAELLAEKTRLDEELLSHWTTPIINDFRVMMANGRALRNLRAAGVAEPEDLLRRYLASDQQLASVQPVHRLLALARQAHTHTGLPELIQALPADVAEQVAASYPQFEQAARQFREEFGDRTVGELKLETATMRTQPRIFYQYLRNLVAVPPAATAANPSGISPSAATDIEALLNRLPRLRRWALTRSLTGLQEAIRHREALRLERTRLFGMYRSLYRAAGERLTQAGHLFQPEDVFMLTENEIAEALTGTPATPAPALPSPAPGIWLSPPPAHTTDLPALVAARQQEFARYEQLAVPARVTVPAAPVRMLPAAVGETDGVLRGTGCYPGVVEGEALVVRRPEDDLNVAGKIVCALRTDPGWATLFPACRAVAIEKGSSLSHSVIILRELGIPTIINVPGLTQQLQSGQRVVLDGQCGTLQLLPATQPAAENPSALSPRHA